The following is a genomic window from Panulirus ornatus isolate Po-2019 chromosome 16, ASM3632096v1, whole genome shotgun sequence.
ACCCGCTCACCGACCAGGTGTGGGTCGCCATGCTAGTGGTACTGCTATTCATGCCTACCTTCTTGTACACGGTAAGTCaaagtatcattattatatatcttCAGTAGTGATGAAGATGGGTAAAGAAAAAGTCATTTCAAGACTTACACTTACCTGTAATTATAACTAAAATCCCACGTTATGACGTAAGAAAAtgttgaatacacacacacacacttaaaaggTAATAAAGAATTTTTTTAATTTGTAGCGGTAGAACAACCAGAAAATATAACATGGAATCAAGAAACATGTTATACATGTCGAAAAGTATTTTCATAGTATACGAGTGCTATGTGACAGGGATATAACTGAACGAGGCTGTCTTAAATGTGGACACATACACGACTCTAAAAGGCTGTATGAGAGctgagaatgttcaaaagatgggaccccacgaatgcaaaactccctccccgcacagtacggatgggtgataacaaataggtaatcaaacacTCCGGAAAAAGATAATCAAGAAGAAATTCATTGAATTTCTGAAGAGGAGAACTATACGAGTGCGGAATAACAGAGTTTCAGGAGAGGTGGTCATGAGTGAATCTATTTCTgaaatttctacgagagagtgagctctggttTCGACAAAAGTGAAGGTTACATGGACTGTATGTATATGGACTACTGCATAGGAGGCTAATAAAGAAGCTGAATTTCCAAACAGGAATAAGGATCAGATTTCTacgataaaagaaaacaaaagaccaTTTGTCTTTGTCCACGGTAGAGGTGAGAGGAGTGAGATTTGACCTGACCAGCGCAACCTTAAGATTTGAGATTCAGCTTGATGACACAACGAACAGTCCGAAATACGAACATCCACAGGCAATTGAAACATTCATAGGCCAATTCGTGAAAGCAAAGAAGGAACTTGTTCAAAAAGATGGAAAAACTTTACTTTTAAGACATAtattagtggatgaatgaaataaatcgAGTGAGTAAATACTAAATAACGGTAGAATACACAAGTTAACAAAGTTGTACGACATCAGAGGTGGTTCATGAGATGGGGCTCAACGAGCatagaactctctccccaaaTGTTACAAATTGGTAATAACAACTActgccccacatatatatatatatatatatatatatatatatatatatatatatatatatatatatatatatatacatatatatattcggtgATACGATACAGATTTACGCCAGAGGAAGCGACAGAGGTGTAGGAAAACAAAACAGGATGACGGTCGGGGCGGTGGCACTAGAGGTGACTGGGATCCTTGTAGGCCAGAATCTGCCGCTGCGGCTCCCTGACATTGGTTCCAGCCGTGTACTGCTGACGGTGTGGTTAGTGTTCTCTTTCGTCGTCGGGACGGCCTACCGTGGTAACCTCACCGCAGCCCTCACCCTGCCCAAGTTCCCGCTTCGACCAGAGACCGTGCAGGAACTCGTCCAAACTATTGACAGGTAACTACACAGACTGAAGGAGTATTAGCAACTGTGGCAGTTGAAACAGATACACCTCAAAAATATTTTGGGACATCTATCGATCTAAGGGGTATGAAATTTCAAGATTAATATAATAAAAAGTGAATATCAAGTCAACAATTTTTCTTATAATGAGAAAAAAGGGATGTAATTGCACTATGTTACGTTTTAGATTGATGTCTGTCCATGAGTATCATCATTCCATTCGCCTCTCTCAAATGTGTCTTCTCCTCAAGGGTAACTGCGCCACCGATTGGAAGAGACTGGCAAAAGTTCATGTTGTCCTCTGAGTCAGAGGCCTACAGAAAACTGGCTGGGCTCATGCTAATCGGCCCCACCATACAGGAAGGATTACTGATGGCCACGAAAATGAAGTGAGTACCTATGACACCATAAGATTTACAATCAACTATAAATCATTCTGAATGGtagattttgtttttattattttccaatgTCATAATCTTTGTGATGTGATACATAGATCTATGGTGATGATAAATGCATAGACGATAAATCATTCTGTTAAGCTTAAATCATCTGTTATGCTTAAATATTCAATTTTCTAAGTGATCTTAAGAAAGTCTGCATAGAAACATAGTCTCAGAGAATATTCCATctgaagttcatatatatatatatatatatatatatatatgtgtgtgtgtgtgtgtgtgtgtgtgtgtgtgtgaaacaactACCAGTTATATGGGATATACTCCATACAGCTTTCAGTTGTATCAGATATACTCCAAGTCTTTTATGATAATAAGGTGTCTTGTCTACGAACGCAGCACAGCACAAATGACAGACCGGCGGAACATGGCTTTCACGATCGCTAAGTACTTCACGCGAGCGGACGGCAGCACGCAGTTGTACCTGGGCAGAGAACCGATCCTTCCTATACCTTCAGCCATGCCCATCCCTCACGACGCCCCGTACACACCACAACTGAACCGATGCCTCATGGCAATTGTTGAGGTAACTTAAAATCGGCTCACTTAGCagaacagttacacacacacacacacacacacacacacacacacacacacacacatcacaggccTACGTGGTGTTGTGGTTCGCGTTACTGACCAATAATCACCAAAAGCCTACCCTGGGTAAGGCAAGCATGGGCTCGAATCTTGGACGAGGCGGTCAGCCCACAGCCTATCCCGGCTGTTTACTCTCCCTGTGGGGTTTATCGGTAAATGGGTATTTCGCTtggcctctggtgtgtgtgtgtgtgtgtgtgtgtgtgtgtgtgtgtgtgtgtgtgtgtgtgtgtgtgtgtgtgcaatcttAACATCTTTATCCGGCAAGCCTTACAATAATTTCAGACCAAAATTCCCAAATCCTTTCGCTTTCACATATGTACAGTGTTGTTCACAATGTTCTTCAGAGTGATTACAAAAACGTATAATAGTCTCCCACATACATCATGAGGTGAAGAGGTTTCCTACATCTTCTGTGTTACATTCTGCACAGCAGGTCGTCTCCTCTCACCTAAATCTTTACtctaaaacaaatatataacaaaaaagtACGATCTAGAAATGATCGTGTATTAATAATCAGCAAAGATTAACTACACTACAGACATTTATCTACTGCTGGAAGGCCATGATTACTATCAATTACTGTTTCAGGTGTAGGTACATAAAGAATTATGTTTTAAATACGTAGAAATACATCTTGTTCCCGATCTCCAGACTGGGCTGCTTAAGAAATGGGAAGAGGATACAATCAGAGACGTTCGTCGGGAAAGTGAACGAAAACAACAGGAGCTACTggctaagaagcagcagcagcagcaggaaggggTGGAGGATACAACAGAGTCTGGCGGCGGCATCAcggccctcaccctcacacacatgcaagGACCCATCATGCTTCTCACCCTAGGCCTCGCCACCTCTGGGATCATCTTCCTCGGAGAGATCCTCGTGATGAGATACTGGTAGTGAACGCTGGAACACACGCCTATCCAGGGATCAGTTTCTTGGACAGAATAGTAAGAACAACTCAAAATTCTATTCTCGACATGTGTTACAACGGTGTTGTCCCAAGAGAATTCACAGGTGCAAAATCGTGGTCTATCGTGCGTACCCAACAAGATTATTTGTCACTCGGAAAAGTTCTCTCGCATAAGACTAGAAGTGACTTGGACATATTTAAAGAATTATTCGAATTCTTTATTTTCTAATCATTCTGCTCACTTGAAGCACTACCGAAAACCTCTTGGGGCGTCAATTGGCAGGGAACAACAcggaaggagagtaatgtggaaAACTGGTGTGTGAAGATCGtacaagtcaggttaggttaggttggtttggtTTAGGTTATCGCGAACATTACTTGTAACAAAAGGCTTCCCATTGATAATTATGAGAATATACGTGATTCTAATATAGAGGAGTCTATCATTTCTTACTATTTATCCGACAATAACGATCCTGGCAGTATGGAAATCACTCGAACTCGCAGCCCTTAAACACTTTAGGTATTTGGAGAAAACTATGGTCACTTTACACGAAATGTTATATCCTCTGACCTTTTTTCTCATACGATAACACTCCTCCTGGCCAACTCAGTTACCATAACTACCAAAGATATTTACACAAACTACGGGAAAACATATTGGCAAGTTTTCACATACCATATGGAATCAAAACAGCAAAACTTCATCACATGATTTCTTAGCTCTATACCCCAATGCTCTCTCGCACGTCATCACCAACCATGCCAAACAGAAGCACAGACCACAAGGACATAGAAAACAGAATAACCCAAATGTATTTCCATAAGGAAGATAACTAATGAAACAAGTAAAAATGCTCAGACACAGCCACTTGCCATCACCAGTTACAGAACAAATCCATGCTCTGAACACTACTATGACAGAATATTCTCAAGTACAGCAGCCCGTAGGGAACAAGAAGAGAAATCAGTCCCTCCTACACAACTCCAGCTCCCACACATGAAGCACTCTTAACCCAGACCAACAGCATCTCTTCCATCAAAATATGTACCAACACACCCTTGAAAAACTACTGAAAATTTAGCCACAATTCTGCCATATCCCTAGAgcaggaatgtcttgggaaacCTGCACCCTTGACTTCAACTGACACTCGCAACATAATGAGATTCTCCAGCAACAGGCTATGCTATGACAACATGAAAAATTTGCACTTAAAACGCTGGTCTCACCCTCCTACAGCTCTACGCCCTCCTGCCTGCCTactggaccttctccatgatgAACACCATCTTCCTTAACATGGAAGATACATCATCTAGCCTCAGGTGATGTTGGAGAGCTTGCGTCTCAACATATGACATTATGTACATAGAACAATTCTTTGTTCATTCTGTAAGGGAAACCATCTACCCTTAGGTGGTTAAACAGCGACTGTCTCATACTGTGCCTTGAGGATACACCTCCTAACTTAATATACAGTAAATGCTATTTTTCTAAGCCTGGATGACAAACTGCTACCTTTATATGATACCCAAAGTGATCATACTTCCCCTTAATAGGACGACACACCATTCAGCCTCAGATTGTATGCATggtatacactcatatatatatatatatatatatatatatatatatatatatatatatatatatatatatatatatatatatatatgcgccacTGGGAATCATATCTCTCAGATCAATAAGCAAATACGCTAAGGTTTACGCTAatatatggatgctatattcaaGCACAAACCTTCCTTACCATTTAACATGGGGAGTCACTTCCTCCATTAGGAATACAAAGCGTGTCCTGGGGGGAAAATAATGTGGAGTCCTATTCAACTTAAAGCAggagtaatgataatgttattatgAGCTGTGTGTATTCTAGATAGAAGATAATGACCACCGTCATGTCGGTTATCGGAGGTGCCTAGCGACGTGACTCCCCCAACAGTTTTCAGGTTAGGTGATGTCACAAACAGCGCTCAAAGTGA
Proteins encoded in this region:
- the LOC139753968 gene encoding ionotropic receptor 21a-like; translated protein: MEVTAADGNVTLAMLSHLVSQARRVRLGSWCVRVVVVSHDPAFLVAFAEFSLKGRLLVWATRLVVVTRLTLPQLYALLPAHWTFSMMNTIFLNLEDTATSLRYRLYTHLPYSPDGAQVVRVAAWSLIHGIVQLAGLTLFPEKFTSFYGAAVKVAAKSWPPYWDEVEVKAPNGSVYMRYSGSDYQTLIALSEALNFSFSFFPIATWMEAAERVKERKVLFTAVNHFILPRRLNRHDFTYAYEFLRMSFSMVKPAIKPRWQSLYYPLTDQVWVAMLVVLLFMPTFLYTIYARGSDRGVGKQNRMTVGAVALEVTGILVGQNLPLRLPDIGSSRVLLTVWLVFSFVVGTAYRGNLTAALTLPKFPLRPETVQELVQTIDRVTAPPIGRDWQKFMLSSESEAYRKLAGLMLIGPTIQEGLLMATKMNTAQMTDRRNMAFTIAKYFTRADGSTQLYLGREPILPIPSAMPIPHDAPYTPQLNRCLMAIVETGLLKKWEEDTIRDVRRESERKQQELLAKKQQQQQEGVEDTTESGGGITALTLTHMQGPIMLLTLGLATSGIIFLGEILVMRYW